The Taeniopygia guttata chromosome 9, bTaeGut7.mat, whole genome shotgun sequence genome segment GGGGCTACTGGAGTTGGGGAATGAGTTGTCAACAAAGTACCTGGAATGAAGAGAACAGTTTTTCAGTATGTAAAAAATctagaagagagaaaaaaaaaaaaaaaaaagaaaataaattaaaaaaaaaaaaggagagggaaagggagaaaaatctaAGTAATTTTAAGGACAATTACAACGTACTCATTTTCAAAATTACCACTATCATTTTGCATTCCAGTCCCAATGTTCTTCAAATCTTTATGCCAGAGGGCCATTTTAGCCCAGTGGATGTTTAAGCCAACGCAAAGATATTCATTACTCAAAAATAGCTCTAGTAGAAACCCTGCCACATAAGCAACTCTCCCCACAGCAGGCTTTACATGACATTAAGAATATTTGATGGTAGAGATAACTTGACTGATAAATCAGAATAAATTAGTTCTTGTTTGCATTATTACAGAGAGGCTTTTTCCCTACAAGTAAAGCTCTCTTAGCTCAGTTTGTGATATCTAATGCCTCTAGTTTAGAAGTTTCACAAATTAAATTATAACTTTGACAGGAGAGAAACCAGACTCTCAAAACAAACGTATGGCTCTTGTTTATTAGATCTTTAAAGTAGCAACCCTTGAGTGAATGTGGAGTTTTCTTTGTGAGTTAACACCCAGTGAGTAACAAAGCATGACGCCCCCTCAGCAAACACTCAGAGATGAGACTGAATTATTGATTAAACACCATTCTCTCCAAAATGCTACCACTAGAAGCCACTACCACTGTGGTGATAGGAAGAAGACATTCCCAATCATTTCCCAAGACACAGAGGACCTTCAGGTAGAACAAACACATGAAGTGTTGTATCTCAAGACAAGGAAGGTCTGTGATATGAGGGGTGAGAACAGAACACTGCATTTTCCTCAGCTCTAAGAGGCTGCAGCTTTCAACTGGCATACAgaaatgcagtgggaagaggaAGTCACACTCTTGACACTCATAAGAGGAGAAACAAAGGGTACAAGAGTAAGCAATATTCTATAGAGATACGAAGAAAAACTGCTGTCCTGTAATACTAACTCTGAAAAAAGGATGTGGTACCTCCATCCTTAGAGGTGATCAAGGTACTGctgaacaaaaacaaaccctgacTTAGCACTCACTCAGAAgtgcactggtgaggctgcacctcgagtgctctgcccagctctggcccctcagtttgggaaggacgttgagaCTCTGGAGCGCGTCCAGAGGCAGCACCCaaggctggggaggggctgggaacacaaaccctgtgaggaacccctgagggagctgggggtgctcagcctggagaaaaggagatcAGGGGTGACCTCAGcactctccacagctcctgaaaggtgcctgtgcccagctggggttgggctctttctccaggcaccactgacagaaccagaggacacagcctcaagctgtgccaagggaaacttaggttggatgttaggaaaaagaTTTTCATGGAAACAGTGATAAAGCTCTGGAAtggcctggggaggtggtggagtcaccatccctggatatatttaaaaacaagcctggatgtggcactgggtgccagggtttggttgaggtgttggggctggggttggacTGGGTGATTTTAAAGGTTTCTTCCAGcctggtgattctgtgaattctgcgAAGACACACGACTTGCACAAGTCCTTCTGAACTGACATTAGCACGAATCTGTCAAGTGCCCCTGTGGCATCCCATTTTGTAAGGcagctgtgctccctgctgGGCACCAAGGAGATCCCCACTGAGAAGAGCCGTGTGTGAGCACACCCACCTGCTGACATTGCCATGGTGGTCCCAGCCACCATGCCCATGGTGACCCCGTTCCCTCGGGGCGGCGGGATCGGAGCAGGGTACATGGTTGCTGGCATTCCATTGGGCTGCACGACTGTGGTGTGGTGGATTACGTGGGGTGGTGCTGCATACAAAGGCTGTGTGTAGTAAGTGCCTTGCtgttggagaaaaaaaacagtagtGAAGTAATTACAGTGTCTCTGCTGGGGAAGATAAATGATAGCTTCTTTCACAAATGTatcataaaataaaagtattacTCTAAATACAATGAATTTATGAAGCAGAAGCTGAAACATTTACTGTAACTATTACAATTGTGTTTCACTTGCAATTTAACATTTTAACCCTTTTTAAGACATTCAGGATAACATGGGAAGTAGGGACCTTGGTAGTTCAACAATAAAGACTCATGCATCATTCATTCCCTTCCTTTTGATCCCTTTCATATATTAATCCATGACAGAACTCGTTATTTCACAACTTTTTATTCAGTCGCTTTTAGTAAAATAATCCAGTGTTTTTGGCAAATCCAAGTACACTAAGCAGACCGAATAAAACTTGTTACATGCTTATTAATCCTCTTCAGCTACTGCTTACATGCCAGGTGACTTCCCACAACACAAAGAAGGACAACTTTTCCCTAAAATATCCTATTTACTGAAGCGTCTTAATTCTATCCTTTGTAATAGTTTTCAACAGCTTCCCTAGCATGAGACTTGGTAAATCTGTGAAATTACAAGAGAAACTTCGTAATAAAAATTAGGACAATTTTTGACAAAACAAAAGATCAGGATACTGGTAGTTACAGGATGCAGCATGTTTTAGTAACTGCTGAATTTAATGTCTCTTCAAAGAGTTGAACACATTACCAGTAAGTGCTGAGTAACTGTCACACAAGAGAGGACATAAAATCTAGCACAAACTAAATCATTGTATTAAGAATTCCTACTGCACGCAGCTAAAGAGTCTCTCAGTGCACAAAGAAGTGAATGAGATGAGAAGTGAAGAGTTCACAGAGATATTACAGGGACCACAGAGGTGCCCACAGAGGCATTTTGTGGCTCTGCCCACGCACCTGTGCATATGGGTTCTGCTGGGGGTAGGCACTTCGGACTGGGTACACAGCAGTCTGGTAGGGGTTGGGTGAGGACGAGTACGGCGGCACTGCTCCACTGGTGGGTGAACAGGACACTTTGTACGGGGTGCCTGGCGTGTAACCTGCAGCAAAAGGAAATCTGCATTAACACACTCAGCAGCACGCTGCTTCCCAAAGGCAGGTGCAATGATTTCATGTTCCCCAACTCCATAAGCTTCATGTGAGTACTTGGTAAGTTAGTCCCAATATCCAAGCACAAGGTCTGTCATTTACCTAATACTGGCAACAGCCTGGAAATAGTATTAGGCTGTGTCAACTTAAGCCTGAAAAGGTAACTGTATACTtgcacaatttatttttcaagtctATGGATATGGGGCAAAAAGCACATCTTCATAATAACATATTAAATACCAGGATGTGGCATATTAGCCAGCACCCCTACACAGGGGGACTTGGCACATGTGTCAGTCAATTCTCCACACACCTCCAAATCATACTGGCAAAACACAGTAGCAGTCAACTAACCTGCGGCAGTGGATCATCAGCACAAGAATTTCAAAAGCCAGAATCACCTAAAGACCTCATGATGGATTTTCAGAGAACAGAGACAAAATCTGCAACCTCTACTTCAACTTAtctttatttctatttgttttctggaattttctgaACTGgctaaaataaacataaaatgcTGTACCTTTAAAACACAAACACTGCAAAGTTCAGTGCAACTGCAAATTCGACTTGGAAGGCACTTTAAGATCCTTAAATCTTCTTTTTGAATATTATATATGTAGACATATCCTTAAACATCACTTAAGAATTGTTTTTATACTACAGTAAGACTTCAGATGTCATCAGAAAGTGGTTGGCATTCCTGTTACAAGGCCCCCAAAATCAGCCTGCCTTTGTAAATGTTTGGAACTGTGGAATTTTTAGAGGGATAACTGGCAACTGCTGGTTCATACCCTGAAAAGACAgctttttcataatttctctTATATTTTTCTATAGTATATATAATGCTTCTGCATGCTACACTCCCAGGATTGTTCTATGGCCAGAGTGGGAATACAAACaactcagcagcagcatccaagAGCAGCAACATTCAGGGTAGCAAACCACAGGCATGGCTGCTCTGGAGAAAGCATCAAGGCctttgtctgtgctgctgtgaaaaGATCTTGGATCTCATGCAGGTCTACCACACTGGGAGACACAACATCCACAGGTACAGTTTGTAGTTAGTTGTAATTGAATAAACTAGTACCAGGGCAGTGCAAGAAAGAACAGACACTTGgtaattatagaaaaaaaaaaaaaaaagaagagactATCAGAATGGAGATTAGAGCGATTTTGAAAACTGCCTGGAATGGGCTGACTTCAATACAGAAAACAGATGTGAAGTTGTATAGCAGACAGAATTTGTTGCATTTGCGCTGTCAAAAAACAGTCTGTGCAAACAGCATGATGATTACACATGACCTTGATTCTTCTTGAAGAAGTCTGGGCTTCTTTGCAATTTCATGACACCCTTCAAACTAAAAGTTGTTTAGCTAACAACAAAATAGatttactgtttctttttaatagaatttttacctttaaaaaaGCTGTACCACAGCACTTACTCTGAACTGCTTTTAGAGATCCTAAGTGTTTCACAGATCCAGCATGCTGAGGAAGTAACTTCTATTAGTATGGAGAGCTATTTGTGATGAAAACCTCAGCTACAAAATGCTGAACATGAAGAATCACTACAACCATGTCCTCAGTGAAGCCCACTTTCATTCTAAAAACCCACTGATGCAGCTGCACAGACaatttctctttcattcttGCAGAGTGGTAAATCTGCACAAGAGGTATTCTGCCATTCtattcatttctttttctccacaaTATGAAGCAAAGACCTTAACAGTAAATGACAGGATAAGTCAAAACCACAGCCATTTAAGACAGTTACCTGTAAAAAAGCACCCTTTTGTAACAGCAGTGGCAAAGCACATTCAAATACTGCTGTGTAATATGGATTTACAAAAGCTTTGATTCTACAAACAAGCTGTTACAtcagaaaggttaaaaaaagatataaaaacaCCCCAGCTGTTAGGACAAAGTACTCCAAGTTGTTATCTGCCTGAATTAGAGGTCTGTACATTTTGAACTTTTCTTCACAGCTTGAAGAGCAGCTAAAAGTTAAAGCTATTCTTAGTTCTGAAATAAAAGTGTACTTCCTATTCAACAGCAATAAAGACTAACAGTACTAGTTCTTACAAAATTAATGACATTCAATGACAGTATATGATTTTTATGCTTCTTTATTGCTTTTTCTTAGAAGTGAAAAGGTTCTTTCTTTGAATTTGCTATATAGCATGAGATATATTCCAAGATTAATCAATGCAAACTAATATTACAACACGATTAACTCTAACAGGTCAAGAATCTTTGCCAAAATTCCCATGATTTGTTAAATTGATTCCATGCAGCTTATcctcagcttcctgcagcaggatTTGCAAAGTGCAACCTGTACTAAAACTGGAGCTACCTTCAGTTACCTGCTCCTAGGATCAAAGCCTACAGCTTctcctcagcacagctgcaggatAAATGCAGGGCAGCACAGAAGGCAGTGCAACTGCAGGGCCTGACAGCCATAAAGCCAATAATAAAAGCCCACACGGGGCTGTGCTACCCGAGCCAAGAGCTCTACCCTGGTGGGAACTGCTCTCCCTTGAACATGACTCTCAGGGTAAATTCTGGAACAATCCAGTGCAGATGCAAGCTGGCATCCCCAGATATGATACTGGCACAATGGCAATACCCAGCCAtgagagtgattttttttttttagtttctggAACCTCTAACATTAATCTGTTTCTCCAAGGCCAAAGACAAGACCAAGTGTGAGTCTGCAATCACTCTGCCTCTAAGCAGCAAACTGAACAGTGACAGAGGTTGTACCAACCAGAATCCCACAGCGTTTCAAGGAAAGTTACATACTTTTAACATGTTTTGCAGGCAAACATTTTAGATGAGTCTTTTGTTTCAGTAACTGCTGCCACACCCTGAAGAGTCTCCTGGTAGTTAATGAAGTCCATCCATTACAAACACTGAACTTCAATACCAAGCAAGCTTCCACAGCATAAACTCCCCAATTTCAAGCAGTATCCCTTCCTACTGCCATAAATTACACAAGGGCATTCAGAGACAAACCTGGTTATGCACCACATGCATCTCTGGAAAGCTGGCATAATACATGAAAGTGGAACAGTTCTGAGGATGCCCAGCTCTACATTAACAAAGCAATGTAAGGAATTCCTTCCTATACAAAATAACCATAGGGAGAGTACTCTTGTATTCTGCTTTATGTGGAAATAAAACACTACcaacttctgttttgtttcaagGATTAACACATTAAAATCATGTTCTACTAGTGAAAGTAGAACTACACAAAAATAACTTTGGTGAGTGCCTTGTGTTTGATGTCTGTTTTCCCACCTGCCTTTTCCTAGGCTCATCCCATTCCCTTCCTTAAATGACATACATGAAAGTGCAGTAACCTAAGTCCTTGCCCTGCACCCACAATGGTGAATCAGCTTTACCCAGCAACCAGGCTTTCCAGACCATCAGCTTGTGCAAGACAACCCTAAGGGCAGAGAGAAGCCAGCAAGCTGAACTTGGAAAGATACAATTTAAGAAAGGgatgaaaaagaataattttgagGATaacagacagaagaaaaaacaggaatCTGGAAATGACAAGAAAGATGCAACGCAAGCAGAGCCATGAAGGAAACAGTGAAGAGAAATGCAATGCAAACCTCAAGGATAAtctggaaatacagaaaaaacagTTAAAACCTCAGTTGTTCACTTCTTGAAAGATGCATGCATTATCACTTAGGATTATAATACTTTAAATTTATCAGATGATCCCTTATGAGTCATGTTCGAGGTAATAAAAAACTTATCCCACAATACAAGTGTTACTGTGAGCCCCTACAGCTTTTCCTCATTCTTGCTTCTAACCACTTCCAAAGGCCAGGATCCTGCTCTGACACCCCAATTCCACATACCTGTTTGGAAGGTAGGATTTGCTCCAGGATACATGTTGGGGGAATAGGCAGGAGCAGCCGCTGCATAGCCCATTGGGAAGCCAGCTAGGACAAAGAACACACCAGTTATTTTCTAGACTGACTTTACTCTCAAACTTCTCATTGCACATGCTTCAACTGAGGCAAGCAAACAACCTTCAATCACACCTCCTCAAAAAAACACTGCAATCCTCCTCTCCAAAGCCCCCTGAAGAGGAATGCTAAGTGAACAAAACAGCTATGGTTTCACAGGTCCATTCTCTCTCACACCCCTCTTCCAGCCATCTCTGTTGGCAAAGTAACTCTTAAGTTAGTTGGAAAACAAAGTTTTGTGTAACTGTCCTGCACTCCTCCCCCTGGTCTGATACATGAAGgatgccttaggattttagcttttgcatttttcatatatttgcaGTCTTGCAATTCTTTACTGTCTAACACTAAGCTCCATATAGAGTGTTAGCTACTGTCTTCATATTTGtgtcagaaaaaataattcctctccaggcctgacaatcaaggacacctcactgccccAGGCTTcaagagatggaaacaaaagtgagttgtGGGGAGTAAACTGCgggtaaattacttcattacctgaagctggaattggaaGATGAACCCCCAATATGCCAATGGACCACACTTATAGAAGTGTGAAAACCTGTGATTCGTGGTCCATTTCTGGGTGTAGCCTCTGGGGGGCTTTGTCTGCCCTGaatgtacctgaaggcccttcaGTAAATAGAACTGCTTTTTATTGCTGCAACAGTCTGGCCTCTGTTTTTAGGCAGTCCCAAAAAGGCATCACATCCAATACTAATCTGAATGGactttttcacagaaataaatccCTAGAAGTTAGAGTGACTCTGACTCTCCAGATCAGAGGCATCTCAAGTAGAAAGTACAAAGCAGTAGCAGCCCAACTTGCTTACTGAACTCGACACATATTTGCTATTACACTGGCATCAAACAAGCTCCCCAGTTTCAGACACACACTGTGACAACAATAACGAGTGATTCACAGAGGTACTGGCAAAATGACAATGCAACACTTCTGCACCAGAGAACACTGTGATATACTCCTGTGTAAGGCACAACACAGCATTAGCAAAAGCTTGTTACTTGAAAGACACAAAGCTTGTTCAGATTAAGTAAAATTTTTGAATTAATCATAGCTATTAGTTTTCCCAAGAACCTATTTACATTACTCAGATCTGTAAAACCAAGTAATGTCTGTATTCAGAAAGATGGAGTTACTACCACGTTCTGTTCTCTACTTAGGTCTCAGCTCCTTCAGATAAAAggtaattaatattttcataccCACTTTCAGACTCAGAGCTTAGTTTTAACCTGCTGTTCAGATTTGAAGGGTTTTTATTTCAC includes the following:
- the FAM168B gene encoding myelin-associated neurite-outgrowth inhibitor, which produces MNPVYSPGSSGVPYANAKGIGYPAGFPMGYAAAAPAYSPNMYPGANPTFQTGYTPGTPYKVSCSPTSGAVPPYSSSPNPYQTAVYPVRSAYPQQNPYAQQGTYYTQPLYAAPPHVIHHTTVVQPNGMPATMYPAPIPPPRGNGVTMGMVAGTTMAMSAGTLLTTHSPTPVAPHPVTMPTYRAPGTPTYSYVPPQW